gactttgccatatctcggccaaaatgaatgctatcaaagccaaacGTTAGAATATTCCTTGCAATGACCTTGTGAGGTTCTGAGACAAATTTGACGAACATTGGCCACTATGGGGCGCtacaaatacaacaagtttatatctcatgaaccgctcatctGAATTTTACGAAATTTGATCgataccatctaggcccactcctgGGGTGGTCCTTACAGTTGGGTACTGATTGGATTAAGggggcgtggcctatgggccaaCGTTCAGATTATCCACTtaaactaaagtgaattacttgaaatttaCAGGGTAGATGTATAGTGGGTAGTCGACCTGATtcaccaaatattacacatgttgatcagtaggtggcgctacaatgacgtaaaatgtgtttttgcctttaacTCCTACATTATACATCAAACGTTAAAAATCTTGATGTCCACGTGTTCACTACATCAAGCTGAGTCACATGATGTAGTCCACGCCCATTTCTGTTCAAAATTATTTTCGCAATATTGCGACAAGTGCAAAACCAACTTTTACAAACTCGTCCTAGGCCGTGTGACAGATCGGCACGAAACCTGGTTTATAGCGTCTCCAGATGACCTTgacaaaaagttgtataaagactttttatacaataaaaattgcgcatattacggccaaccaaatttgtgtagctaactctgaaaaaactgactttgaCATATCTCGGTCAAAATAAattctatcaaagccaaacttgagAACATTCCTTGCCATGACCCTCTGACTCTGATAAACAAATTTGacgaacattggccactagggggcgctataaatacaacaagtttatatctcatgaaccgctaacccgaattttacaaaatttgatggataccatctaggcccactcctgaggtggtccttacagcggggtactgattggttcaagtgggcgtggcctatgggccaacgttcagattaaccacttccactaaagtgaattacttgaaattaacagagtacatgtacagtgggtagccgaccagacctaccaaatattacacacgttgaccagcaggtggcgctacaatgaagacagatctgcacgaaacctggtgtgtagcatctccagatggccacgACAAAATGTTGTATGAAGAATTTTGCTACGTAATGTGCGCATTTCATGACCAAGCAAAGCTTCTGTAGttcgctttgggttccgctttcgtgcgctccccgggtcgctggggacgacttgcgaggggaggcttggaccccgttgaaactgcgtgcagttctagtttggGTTTGTTGTCACTAAAAGACTTAGGCTTAGCACTCACTCTGTTATCTGGTGGAATGTCCCTTTGTGTGTTACTTGGACGTGAAAGTTGAAGAGCTTTCTCTCTGCTTTGGACCTCGGTTTGAAGGAATTTGATGAGCTCAAGAACCTTCCATTCATCATTGAGGTCTGACTTGCGTGTGTAAGCCAGTGCTATGTCCTCCGGTACAAGCTGCAGAAGCACTGGACATAGCAGGCATCCATATGTATCACTGTGTATCCCTAAGGATTCTAGACTGCGAATCTGAATTTCACATTCATCAAAAGATGTCTTAAAGCTGCGACGTCTGAAGACTTCTTTACAGGAGCTAGGCTCAGCAGCTTGGACATATGTGCACTGATTTCAATGTCTTTTCTTCCAAAATGGTTCTGAAGCAATTCCACTGCTGCATCATAATTGCTATCAAACATGGTAAATCCCGCCACAGCTCTGGCTGCTGCCCCAGTCAGATATGACTTCAGGTAGGTGAACTTCTCTCTTTTACACAGAACGTCATTGTTGTGAATAGCAGTTTCATACTGAGACCAGAATTCTTGCCACTGGTTTATTTCTCCACTGTATTTCTCTATCACCAACTTGGGCAGTTTAACAGTCTGTGCATTAAGAGATCTGACTGAACTTGCATCGCTTACCCGCGGGTTCTCTGACTCGGCTTTCTGAATCAGTCTTTTTGTGCGAGTCTTCCATGTGAGAATGCAGTCCTGGTAATCCTGAGTATTTGTAATCTCCACCTCCAATTCGTCCATCGGCGTTTCGTCCTCAATGCCTTTGTCTAGGTCTGTTAAACTTTCCTCCTTGGTCGACAGTACTGACAGCATTTCACGCAGTGTATCACAGTTGGGCACATCCTTGCTCACCTCCTCTTCTATACGAGTCAACAGCTTTGTTGTCGAGGCGCGGATTGTGCGCCGCTTCTTTTTCATCCGTTCAAAGCGCTCCGTCATCGCGTTAGCTGAGCTAACCGCTAGCTTCCACTTCGACAGTTCAAAGTCCTACAAACTTGACTTCCCGGGTTTCGGCACCAAAATGTAGTGGAATGGCTTTGAATGACAACCGAAAACGCTTGTCTTTTACTAAGAACATTTATTGTTCTTTATGCTGCAGTTTACAAAAGAAAGGTTTAGGCCTGGCGGACACAGAATACATCTAGCTTCTCACGTTCATCTGCAAAACTAacaagaatacacacacaacttccGTGTAGgttacttcaaaataaaagcatttcctCTGACAGTCTTCAgtattaaacaaataaagttgtgtaccttttcaAGTATCAGCTATTAACTATAAattaacatttccttttccGTTTCAAACTAAACATTTCACAACAACCGGTGGGGGGCTCACTGTGTCCCGCCGGAGATCAGATCAGGTTGAGGTTGGCAGCAAAGCTTTCTAGCGATTtttccacgctggccgagcCCCTCTGATGACGTTCCGTCGTTTAGATATTTGTTTAAAACTGTTAATACtttctgaatatatatatatatatatatatatatatatattagggatgagcgagtacagcattatctgtatctgtatctgtttaccacatgaattatctgtatccgtccccgtttctcaatgtcaaggatccTTACTTGGTAGGACGAGTCcttccaaggaaggatccttcaggagcaggtcagagtccgtcttagcatttggagaacatgtaCAATGGAACAGGCTATCAAGTGCACGTCATTGAGGGCTCAaatcattgaatttttttgccgcatttcaaaacactggatgaaatgattgtggaactgttaactgcgctgtttaattatgctgttggGATGTAGAAGATGAGTTAGCAGCCGTTTCTTAATGTCACGGAAGGATCCTCCAAAGCCAGGAGGAGGACGCTACGTCATTGACGTCCGCCCaaggaccgttccaatgtcaagaatcctccgaattcctccaaggactgagtccttcattcagaaactttcccatagacagagaagaATGCATATGTGTATCCATATGGGTctcaaatcacccacaatcctatgcgcgGGCCTTTGCCGtctcgttaaaaaaaataatagcggACCTCAGCGGGAGTTCGAGCGGCATCGCTGACGGTGAAATAATGACTTAAATGCAAGTATCTTTAATGTGTGCCGTACATTTGTCATcaccgttaatgttttacatcaatgtaaaaCTTAACGCTGTAAAGCTTGTACAAATTGCTCTAATAATTAGGTAGATACaccccgagctaacgttagctaactaacctataatttaactttcggctgttagctagctaggttgctttttttgcacagtttaatgtacggtggcatgttcatctctttttatataccGTTACTatgcgtaacgttagcagacatttagaaagttggtgtgtttatcaCTGGTTGTATCAGTAGATGGGAGGTAACACTGCACCGTGTTAACTTCACTAGCATCGTTCAACGAAGGCTAAACATGTATGAGTACTTTCCCATGTAATAACGTAATGTTATATCATTCATAACGTCAACATCNNNNNNNNNNNNNNNNNNNNNNNNNNNNNNNNNNNNNNNNNNNNNNNNNNNNNNNNNNNNNNNNNNNNNNNNNNNNNNNNNNNNNNNNNNNNNNNNNNNNGCAGGATTCAATTATTGTGGAGAGAACGCTACGTTTGTGAGAAAACATTGCTATCTTGAAACATTACTTGAAATGAGACccattttttcttgttctaaGTCTTTATTGAAGTTCAAAACAAAAGATACACATTGTACAACAGCTGAAAATCTGAAGAATTAAAAGAACTAGCccactttggtttgttttggaacATGATAGGGTGACAGGTGACGTCATCTGCCAAAATTATAACTTTTAATATCTCGAAAACAAAAGCTGCACAAACGACAGGTTTAACTGCACAAACGGAGCACTAACGAACTAGCccactttggtttgttttggagcGATATGGGGGGATGGTGACGTCATCGGCCAAAATTATAACTTTTAATATCTCAAAGACGAAAGCTGCACAAACGAAAATTTCAACGGCACAAACCTGCACAAACGGAGCACTAACGAACTAGCccactttggtttgttttggagcaATATAGGGGGATGGTGAACTCTAGATGgagctaaaaaataatttttaatatcTCAGAAACCAAAACTGCACAAACGAAAATTTTAACGGCACAAACCTGCACAAACGGAGCACTAACCATTCAGACtatttgctgaattttttgACGTGGGTGGGGTGTCAGCTTCACGCAGCTTCTGTACTtggattgaataaaactcctcaGCTGACcacgcagcgttctgtgatagtcacAGCGTCCCCCCACCtctgctacacacacacgctcggctcattcacacacacaaaacacggAGATCAgcgttctctctgtctctcgcaGTCAATCAGGTCCGCGGGTCTGTTCcattaacgtttagggtttcttcagcttcaggtttgtttttaactttggtttgtagtacttacttaGTAGGCCTAAtcagtagatttctggtaagcgtggggtttcagacatgctgctttgTTTAAATGCGACTCCCGTTGCGTCTGCCGTCggagatatatatattatttttaaccgtgagctggcttcattaaagtcaatgcacATCTGAGAAACGGCATCTTTCCGCCccctctctcgctttctctctctctctctgtgtctctctcttactcacacacagacactcacacatacctggtgtggaagtaaaaaaaagaaaaaaagaaccaaaaacatcataaaaaaatttaaagttaaaaaaagaaagttatgctgagtatgaaaactcttgttcattatattttacttcataattgcaaccgcatgtgttgtatttattgttgcaaaacttgttgtgtgacaacaccattgatctgaagctcgatgctgtcatgtaaatagttttctaatcagaaataaaaataaaattttttgatcaactcatatcaattgcatgcttaaataacatactggttaaagacccgcccatttcaagacaacctgacccacttccgggttaaattcTGCCCACTTCCGGgataggccccgcccagtccgagtacagatacggggggcgtttctcaatatgtgttcttctatggacttgtgttcttgtgttcttgtgaaacgtcatgtttggtggccaaaNNNNNNNNNNNNNNNNNNNNNNNNNNNNNNNNNNNNNNNNNNNNNNNNNNNNNNNNNNNNNNNNNNNNNNNNNNNNNNNNNNNNNNNNNNNNNNNNNNNNCACAAACGGAGCACTAACCATTCAGACtatttgctgaattttttgACGTGGGTGGGGTGTCAGCTTCACGCAGCTaagtacagatattgactcgtattactcATATAATACTTGTAGgctactcggcaaaagtgctatatccgtaccggatactcatTCCAGCCGattactcggctcatccctaatatatatatatatatatatatatataaatttgatcacaaaatgtttttcagtttttggccATATCGGCAAGCGGCGGTTGTTGGGATTGTGAATAGATCAtgattcccaatcagcagacgGAGAGTGTAGGTATATCTTAAGAGTTAACATatacacaggctaattattgttaACTacaatgctagttaacattagtaattaaaccttgACAGCTGATGTAGGTCCAAATTGTCTGcgagcttaccctgtactatacggtATCCTCTACTGTGCGATTTTCTCAGAATCAGTACGACATCTGGGAATTTTTGGCAACCAGTGGATTTAGCGTTTGTTTACATACTGCTTGCTAGATTTTGGCCAAATCAGTACACACAGCTAGTACAGGATACAGTTTTAAAAATGGCCGGTGTCCTCAGGTGTGGTACATGTATCAGAATGTTCCTGTAATGCTGACAGCAGCTTGGCTAAGAAATACACTTTCAGAGGACTTCCTCCTTCTAATCCTCACGAAGGTCTTCAAACCTGGCTGCATTTAGGGAGCAGAATTTACAcaggctacttttaaaattcAGATCCCCCCTAATTATTTTGGAAATGTCAATTGAAAAGAAATGGTTAGGATTTCCTCTTCCAGCTAGCACAGTGTTGGCATTGATAATCTATAGCAGTTGTGTGAAGTGAATTGAAGTGAAcactatatttagaatattttcaacGCTTATGTCAGACAGCCCTTAACTTTCTTTAAggtaaaatgtttctgttaaagGAGTCTAGTGGCTTTAAAAAGAGCAGCAATAGTGGCTTGAGTTCCCCGTCgtaaagggctgtctgacaaCAAGATCAAGCGCTGAAAACATTCTAAATATAGTGATAATTCTGTTATACAGTAGATGATTTTAGATGTCTGAAATGTGTTTAGCCTCTACTTCTATCCACACCAAGACCTTGGCTTAGCTCCATGTCGGTCCTCCTACCTGCTGCTCCAAACTGAGGGCACGACCACCGCcttctactgtagctaacacactgaCTGTGGATCATACGACCAACTATCCCTGTTATGGAATTTAAAGAATCACTTACATACTGTCAAAGTTATCCTGCTGTTGGGCGGTGTCTCAGTGCCTTTCCCTGTCTGTGTGGACAGGTACAGTATAGTAATGCCCTAAACTTCAGGCTATTTcctcatgcatgtgtgtctaatAGACTGAACAAAAGTCTTTGAAATTgttccagtattaagcgagaatACAAGGACGGGCCGGGGTGCAACCAAGCTACAATCTAACCTAAAGTCCTTTGTTCATAAagtacaatatataaataaaacattagataaatgtataatatatgtcttatatgaaatattaaagtaGAAGTGTTGTCTGTCTACTTTCACCATAGAGGGACTCATTAATGACTTCATCCTGTATTCAGGcttcataaaatgtgtgtgtcaaacGTGGATGTCAGTAGATACGATTCTGTACCACTAACATGAGTGCGTGTGTATTGCTGTGAGTGCTTTTCTAAATGGAGTAATGGCATGTGTTTTTAGGGTTttagtgtttgcatgtgtttattcTGCTTGCCGCATGTTTAAGCTTTATTACAGCTTTTTAATTGCATGAACTGTTGTCGTAGGATAATATAGACACAACCTTGACAAGACTGGAGCTCCTCCCCGTTTAACTAAATAAGACAGGTGTGAACACCTGAGCTAAATGGGAAGCAGGTGTGGTAGGACAGGACTGAGGAGTGAAATAGAGGCAAAGGAGCACAAGCAAGGAGGACGAAAGGACAGACAGGGAGCGGTAACGGGAGGACAAAGACCGAGCAGGTGCAGGGGGGTTTGAAGGGGAAACACAGACCGGCCAGAAGCAAGGAGGAGCTCTCGGCAGAAACAGGCACAAAggaagagtgagagagtgtggaGTTGGACTGACATGGAGGATAGCAAAGTTGGCACACTGAGGAGAGGAGGACATGGGAGTGAGTGAATGGGCTGGAGCCGGGGCAGCCGTGACGGATCGTTGGAAGTGCAGGTGAATGTGTGGTGGTGCAGACTGGACTATGTCCTTAAAGCCTGAAGCAACAGGGGGACCTCAGCCACCCAAATGAGGAGTTCAATGCACGTGAACAGACAAGTAAAGTCCTCCAGCTGTCCTCTGTGATTGTGTGGAAAAGAATTGTTTGGTGTCGTATGTGACTAAGAGATGCCCGTATTTTCCCCCAGTGTTGGCAGCGGGGGCATCACGATGTCGACAGGCACAAGAGAAGAACCCAGGCTTCCCTCTGCGGAATTGGAAGCTCCTTTGAGATCAACCTAACTACAGATTGTCATAGACACTGGGAACGAACGGCAAGGAGATTGCTGGACTATTCtcagtttttaacttttttttacttgtgtgtgtgtgtttttagtggaGGAACGGCTTTCTAATTTTTAACTTAAGTAGAATAAAGTGCTAAATGTACAAACGGTCTGGTCTGGTTCCATTTTCAATTATCAGTGGAAGGAATATTGCtggcatagtttttttttttttttttttttaacacaccaGCTCCCGGTGTGACCTATGCACATGAAAAATGAGTTATTACAGgtttcttttaaaaccaaatatttatttaatataaaaacaaagtacaatatttacaacCATCTGGGTAGAGATGATTGTGGTGACTGCTGGAAAAATACAAGGCCCTGGTGGGGATGGCTGGGGAGCCGTAGGTAACCTGGTGCTGATGGCTGGGGATCTGTAGGTAACCTGGGGCCAGcaggatggagaaagagagatgaagcTCACTAAGCAATGGCAGCTGTCAATTTGTCAAACTAAAAAGACAATTCATTGGTCTCAGTCTCGCTTGCTCTAAATCTACACATAAtatcacatgtacagtacatgtgtttgtagcctaagtaaataaaaatctatGGAAGAGCTCATGTGCACAGAACAGTTTGATAAAACAGAAGCTCAAACATATAATTTCAGCTATACTATTTGTAAGTGACGCTCATTTTACCCCAAACTGTCAGTTTGTAAGGTAAAGTAACGTATCAAATCCAGTCTTTGCGTTGCACAAAGAAGCAACATCTGGCAAATATAGTCACATTTATGCatacttttttgaaaaaacttaCCTTTTATCTCTACTCAGTTGCTCTTCGGCCCAAATCGCTTTTACTCTTCTTCGTTTTCCACTTTGCTAAAAATGTTTGAAGTCAAAATAAACCCAGACAAGATTTAAAAGGGGGGTAGCTAATTTCCTGGTTAATTCTACAGAAAATGGCGACAAACAAGTGAACCAATTGCACCTAAAGAGGTTGATGACTTACTCTTCTGTCCCCTTATTTGCTGTGCAGGTGACGCATGACCAATTTTTCGCAGTAAAAATGATGTGGAAGCCAAGGTTGCGCCTAATTGCCGAGACATTTATACCATATGTCTGTGCCATAATGCTACGGAGATATCATATAGCATAGTTTTCACACAGGGGCGTGTCCTGAGACCTCCAAGAGGACAGAATCAAATCattgaaacatatttttcaatgaTCTACAGTATGATGACAACAGAATGTGTGAGATGTTTTGCAGTAGAAATATCAAAGACGCACACAAAGCACAGACCTATTTCTTTTCATCAGACAATTCCCTGTTCCAGCACCATTCTTGATTTCAGTGTGTTGGTGAAACTTAAACACATGCTGGAACTGCTATTTGAAATCCGTGAATGAAACCGATGCTCCATTGAGATGTGattgtatgtttaaatgtttggcTCTTACCGTGTGTGCTGTGGCGTGGCTGTAGGTGCTGGGCAGCCCGTTGATGGTAGTGGGGGTCCGGTGGGAAGACGGGCCCTTGGATTGGCTAACTGTGTTGAGATCATTTTGTTGGTACGTGTCTAGCCCTGATAGGGAGCCTTGTCGTAGGTTCTTCCTGCAGTGGTGGGGCAGGCTACTGAGGCAGGCCGGGGGGTGCAGGAGGTTGGGGAAGAAGGCTATCCGTGCTCTCTTCTGAGCTTGTTGACATAAAGCAGCCAGACGCTCCCCACCAGAGCCGCCTTTCACTGACAAACCGATCTTAGCTTTCTCTGCAGCGCTCTCTCCGTCATCCTCCGAGTCTGAGACGCCCAGTGTAATGCGCAGGACGGCGGGGTTGAGGCTGTGGGAGCGTTGGCGAGGATTGGGCTCCCAGTAGTCAGAGCAGTGGCGGCTGGCCAGGCGGCTCTGCTGCGGGCTGCTGAACATCATCCAGTATGGCGGACAAGATGGCTGCAGTCCTGATGAGGGGAGCTGCGGCCGATGCTGGCTGCTAAAGCCGCTCTGCAGCCCGGTTAGTACCCAGTTCTCGAGATGGAACTCGTACTGTCACATGGACAAAACATGTTAGTGACACAAACTGTTCTGCCCAGGCTATTTCCTTGTAGCTTTCTCTTTTCTATTatcaaatatatcaatatttccACAAGCCAACATTAGCCTTAATGCCTCTACTCCAGGAATCTCAATAAGTCTGTTGGTCGAGTTCTGCTCTGAAGCATAGACTGTAAACATTGTGTACATAGCATCAGTGATGTCACCCATGGGTTTGTGGACTGCCATTTTGAAGCCTTGAATTTGGCAATAGGGGGTtaccatcttgtttttttccaacccGATGTGATGAGTTTTGACGAAAGGGTTGAGCTGGGAAGCATGATGCAGCTAAGCCAGTGTTATGGTGTCATGGTGCTGTgctaaaataaatgctaaagaGGGAAAGATGCAGATTTTCCATCCTTCTGAAGCGTTTCATCCAGCGAAGATTTATTGGCGGATAAACATAGACGTCCGGGTACTGGagacattcatctgcatgtacagcaGAACAGAAAATCAGATTCTGTGCagaaaatgcagattttttctTACATCTATAGCTtgcaactattttatattaatgtccGTCCAAATAAGttaatacaaagctaattaagtcAATTCACTTGATTTGATTAATCATCTCCAAAAATTATGGCTTTAAGTAAACTGGCAACCctagtgctagctagctagccttgAGCCAATACATTTCTATGTGACCAaatgttccaattaactttgCTTAAGTGAAAACACAGCGGATGCAGAACGTGACAGATAGGTGGGCCAGGATTAAGTCGAGGTGGTTCTGAATCTAGGGTGTCTCCTGAAATCAAAGCAGTTGTCCTGAATCCATTAAATTTTACTTCTTGAGTCTTGAGTTGCCtgatgaaacattaaaaacgGAATTCATTATAGATGgcttatcatttttttgttttgttgtcctcTTTCAACTATGATGACTCATTCTCATATTTTTGACTAGGCTAAATAATCCAAAGTATCAACAAACTAACTACTATTTTTAACAAACTAGGTCATAGTTTTGACCTTAagcaaaactttgttttatctcATGCAATGTTTTCTTGTCTCTGTAGAAATGTGTATCTTCATATTGAATATTTGATCAGAAGAggaagtgctgtgtgtgtttttaggatGGTGAAGGAATGTCCAGCCTTATCCAACTTTGATTGGCTGGTACGCACTGCCTTCGTTTGTTggattggttaggtttaggcatgaGGAAGGAGATTGGTTTAGTTTAGGATGAGAATACCAGAGCAAGGCAATCAGAGGCAGGGTAGGGCGGGAGATGGCTTTGCCCTCCTAGAAAATTTGCGTCCGGTTGTGTTTGTGCGTCTTCTGTCGGACTGGTTTAAACCGACAGAAAGCTGCCAGAGCTTGTGCTTCTGACCCGCAGGGAGAAACACAGCCTTCACCCTGCACACAGTGAgagtttgcacacacacagcggcaAACATTCACTCCCAGTATGACAACTTTCTGTGTGCTGAGCCTCAGCAAAAATGACACTTCTAATGTTCACTAGAAGTATCATTTTTTGCTACATTGATGTTGCATTGactaatgaaaacaaatcaacacaCTTAACTTTTTAAATCGTTATCATATAAACATGATCATTCTAGGGCGCCCCCATAGCTACGCATTTACTTGTCAACCTGATTGTTAGATTGAATTGATGATTATTGTCCATTTTTCCTAATTGGGGGACAACTTCAAATTAATGATTTAGGAGCTCTGAAGCAGACCTGTGAATTGCTTTGTGTCTACTCttgctgtaaaaatagagaCGAGCAGCAGCAAAGACCTTGAAACTGCTGCAGAGCGCCTTCTaaggtctgtgcagcttcaggaTGGAGAATGTACGTGCACTAGTGTGGACATGCTGCGGCAG
The Etheostoma cragini isolate CJK2018 chromosome 1, CSU_Ecrag_1.0, whole genome shotgun sequence genome window above contains:
- the ubap1lb gene encoding ubiquitin-associated protein 1-like; translation: MDGVPLKMPQSVSQEVKEDVKVVVPDCLSTLQDTEYEFHLENWVLTGLQSGFSSQHRPQLPSSGLQPSCPPYWMMFSSPQQSRLASRHCSDYWEPNPRQRSHSLNPAVLRITLGVSDSEDDGESAAEKAKIGLSVKGGSGGERLAALCQQAQKRARIAFFPNLLHPPACLSSLPHHCRKNLRQGSLSGLDTYQQNDLNTVSQSKGPSSHRTPTTINGLPSTYSHATAHTPLGQDCYRAPPADLPPLGLRSHGSGSLAELLSALSPEERELLGAITARGYALRTAIIALQRAGQSQDQVLNYLVACDHLCQLGYDTALVEEALEMFQNCETKAKEFLHLLSQFNEMGFQQNAIKEVLLVHENHRERALEELMMRVA